The genomic window AACAACACAACAGCTCACATTATGGGGAGTCCCAAGACATCAATTCATTTTAAAGGTCCACAGGCCCAAAGGGTCTGGCCACGGGACTAGTTGATGTCACCTCTTAGAGGAGGCCACCTTTAATTAACCAGTGTTATTACTGTAAAGCAGCACTCTTATGATTTTACATATAACGATTCAGTCTTGAAGTGCTCAGAAAATAACCctagtgatgtcatcagcaaATCTGTATCATAAACTAGAAGTGTAACGTTTTAAAGATGTGTGCGTTTTCCAGCCGGGAAGGGTCGAATAAAAAGTAATATgaagttgcatcatgggaagtTTAGGATCCAGAGTTTTGGAGATTGGCTTGTAGGAGCTGACAGAAAGGATATTTCTGCCTCTGTTGCACAGAtgttcacattgtttttttttatagaaagcAAATTTTTCAGAAATCATGAAATATTCCCTTATAGAAAGTAACATTATTTGTGCAGTTTGATGCTGACTATGATATATTTGTGATTGTGCTTATGTATAAATGTAGGTTTTCCACTGTGTCCCATGAAGTTCAAAGGTCTCCCTTCACAGCagtgtctcctgtgtgtgtgtgtgtgtgtgtgtgtgtgtgtgtgtgtgtgtgtgtgtgtgtgtgtgtgtgtgtctgtgacagCTGAGGCCCAGGGTTTGCCATGTGAGTTTAGCGGGCGTGTGTACCAGCATGGCGAGGACTTCCAGCCCAACTGCCAGCACCAGTGCACCTGTATGGACAGGGTGGTGGGCTGCATGCCCCTCTGTCCTCGCCAAGTGCCACTGCCCGGCTGGCGCTGCTCACGTCCCCGGCTGGCCCGGCCCGATGGCAGCTGCTGCGAGGAGTGGGTGTGTGACGACAACAACCACATCAGTGAGGAGCCAGACGAGATGACACACACCTCCCTGCCAGACAGCCGGTCCCTTCCCAACCACATCAGTGCCCTGCTGCAGGCCCAGTCGCACCCTCTGCACCCAGCTGCTGCCAGAGGGGCCACACTCAGAGGTGGGCTTCTCCTGAGGCCCACCGCCAACACTAAATGTGATCTGAAGGAGATTTATTATTGTTGGTGTGCAGGAGATGAGCCAAACTCAGCGTTAGAAACACTGAACACAACATGTTCCTATTGCATGGTTAATAATTAGACAAATCCTATGAAAAACTGCTTTGGAATCCATGTTGAACCGGTTTCAGAGAGATACTTCTGACTTCACCaaactatataaataataataataataataacagtaataataataataataataataataataataataataataataataataataataataataataaataaaatatatattccgGTCAGAAATGTTTAGGCATctcttaataaaaaataaatgaaaatatatatatatttaacaaaaatatgtttcttattttgattttgatttaaaGTCTTCTAGTGTGAATGTGAACGTTTTAATCGTGACAGTGTTATGCTATAGTGTAAAGCTGATATTGTGTCCTGAGGGGGGCACTACAGGAAGGGGTTTAGCCTTAGGGGAGCATGAATGTACTCTACTTAATATAATGGCAACCTTCAGACctagatatttatttttgttgaagTGAAGATTTTGACCTGATATTGACACTACAGTGTCATTCAGCCTATAGATGTCCACAGCTAATGTGTCCTGTTGTTGAGATATCGTGCTCAAATGGCTGACATCTTCCATTACTGGGGCAAGCGATAGCATCACATTAGAATTTATTCTGAAGATCAAGATTCAAAGATCCAAGATTACAAAACCCCTAAATGCTTTAGTATTTGCTGTGATACATTGTTTGATTATGACTTTGACTATTTTTCCCCACAGAGATGGTGTCCTTCCCCATGTCTGAGGTGTTACTCAAATCTAGCTGTTTCCCACAAACCACTGAGTGGATCGAGTGTTCCACCACGTGTGGGATGGGCATTTCAAGTCGAGTGAGCAATGACAACCCAGACTGTCGGCTGCTCAGAGAAACCAGACTGTGCCAGATCCAGCAATGTGAGCTTCAGCTTCCTGTAGCTAGCAAGGTACGCTAACAAACACACCTACTAGGAAATGAAAGAATATTGGAGATTGGacattttgtcatttgtgaCTGCCTTCAAACAAATCTGGACAGGGACAGCAGATAACATTTAgcctctggctcacttacagttttactgttgattggtgtgcattgtctctgtaaaatccacaaaaaaaataaaaataaatgaacatcaaaTATTAGTGGGATGTAAGGGATATAAGGCGACATTAcgtctctcttttccttcattTCTTTGAAACGGTCCTGTGGTCTGGCTTCGAGATGATTACAGCCTGCCGATTTGTCAGTTAAAGTCAGCTAAAGTAAATAATTGAATACTGCATTGTTCCTTGATGAAAATTCAATAATAGTTTATCGATGCCATTTTAACGGTGGCTCTATCTCTGTCATCCAGAAGTGGAAGAAGTGTCAGCGAACTGTCCGCCCCCAGGAACCGGTCAGAATCACCTTCGCCGGATGCTCGACTACCCAGCGGTACCGCCCTCGTACCTGTGGGACTTGCACCGACGACCGCTGCTGCACACCCTCCCTCTCCCGCACAGTGATGCTCCGCTTCCACTGCCCCGATGGAGAGGGCTTCTACAGAAAAGTCATGTGGATCCAGCGCTGCAGCTGCAATACAAGCTGCCGGATTCACAGCGGGCCCTCCAGCCCCTCAGTCAGCCTCCACAATGACATCCACACCTTCAGGCACTGACTCTTCATGCCTGGCTCCTGGCCTGGCACACTGGGCAAAGACTCTGCACCTCCCCCTGCCTAagcctgtctgtcagtctgtcggCAGGGTGAGCCCCTGcctaaccccccacccccaactaTGCAATACACTCGCTTGCACTTTAAGTGTCCTGCTACAATCACATCAGTCTGTCCACACTAGTGTTACTGCTCTTGTGCAGGGCAGCACTGAGGACAACACTCTATGACACTGTTGGCAGATGCTTTTACGGAAACTTCTTTTATCGAATTGTAATGTTGTGTCCTCTCCACAGAGAGTCATGTGACAGTCATACAGAATGAAGTTTTTTAAACAAATCGGGAACATTTATGACAAGTGATGGAAATTagggacattttaaataatgagGAAGAACTAGAAGACATATTAATTTGTTACTATATGGGCGGTGTGTTCTTTATTACCTGTCCTTTGTGACacacctgtagtgtgtgtgtgtgtgtgtgtgtgtgcgcgtgtgttttaGGATGAGAAACCTTCATAAGTATGTGCTCATTATGCTACTACAGTATATTGATCAAagaatataatgtatatgtactTCACTCTTAGTTGTGGAGTGGTAAATACTAGGATCGCCTCATTTTTCGGGGTGTgatttaatattttacttttgtgtgtgtgcgtccttcACAGTGTACatacaatgttttattttgaggaGTGAAATAATGCTATGTATTTAAAACGTGTTACACATGTTCATCGAATGTTTTGGTCTGTAATTTCCTgcacatcaaataaaaatgtatcaacCTGTAATAcagcttattgttttggttaatgtataataataaatctaTGGAGAGGCATTGCAGACGCTGCACTTTTACTATCTGTTTTAGTGTTGTCTCACGATATCACAAGATCACACAGAAATCCATCTTGTCAGTCTTTaagtaatgtgtttgtgtctcgaCCAATCAGCATGTGAGGAGCCACACAAAGCAGCAACTGTTCATTCTAAACGACAATGAAGATGCTGCAGTAGCATCAGTTATATCACAGCTGGAGAGGACTTcttcattgaaagaagagcaagaCGGCACTGAAGTCTTCTCTCCATGTAAGAGATGTGTTCACTCTTCTACTGACTTGCTTTGAGAGCTTTCTTCCAGTTCCCAGTCATGGCTTCTAAGATTCTGTTCACAAACCATCTGGTAGGTCAGGTTAACTCCAACAAGTCTACACTATAAACTATgatacttttatttgtttacaaaacCAGCTTCTCTAACCAAAGGCTACTTGAACTAGAACCATCTTGATGAAACCAGGCCCAACACAAAATCATATCAGGGACTTAAAGCCTCTTCCCGCTTCCTACTCAATGATCTTAAGTCAAAACAGCACTTCAGCAGGAACCTGCAATGGCTGTGCTTTTGCAAACATAATGCAAAGGAACACATTAGAATGATTCTGAGAAGGCACGTCAATTAATGCATCATCCCGTTATCCTGATAATACGTGTTTGTCTCACGTGACCCACAGCTGTTGCAGTGGTAGTTGTTTACCTGCTGAATTAAACAAAGAATTCACAGTTTTGTATTGTTCAGTACCCtaaagaaaatgtttcattCAACGGACATATTTCTGGCTTGTTTACACCAACATCCTTGGTTTGGCAAACATCACCCTCACATCTTTTTCAGACCTTTGTTCTAACAATGAACCCTTAACCCTTTATTAATAAGTGTCTTGCTTTTACCGTAGAGCTTCTCAGACGTCCACACACCTTTTCAGCTCTGCGTTCTTGAGGCCTCGTGGCCTTACACAAAGCTCCGTCTGGAGCACAAACATGACGGTGGACCACTAAATTCCTCACCCTGGCCTCTGCTTCCTTctgaaaggagggaggaacaCTCCTGACTGCCCCAGTCAGTCCTAATGCAGTGGGCCTCATCTCTATCAACTCTCCAGACTCCAGTCACAACTGGACCTGAGATATTAAGTGTGGTGGGACCAGACCAGGCAGCAGTTAAGTGGCTACTACACACGGAAAGGGTTCATTCTTAAAGAAGTGTGAAGGTATTTATCAGATGTAAAACCAATACGCACTAGAAGTAAGGTTAGGTTTCTTTGTCAGGGCACCATGGATATCTGATGCTAATCTCATGGTAATCTCATTatccaataatatatatattgtatttattatatgaaGACTCATGCTATGCAGCTCACAGTTCTTGCGTGTTTGAGTATTTGTGCAAGTAAACAAAACTGTGTTTAGtcaattttgttttaatgccCCCTACAATAATGACGTTACAAAATATTTAGTGCTCATTCTCTCATCCAGCATGTTTGTCCATGACCCCACATAGAGTCTCAGATACCATAAGTTCACAGGGGCAAACACTTACTTCCAGTAGCAGAGCAATTTAATATGATTTGGTTCATGCCCAAGCCTTTGACAGCGCATCGTGGGTGTTCTAACTTGGGCTGAATAGTATGTCAGTTATATTGGCACGTTTTCCTATCTATCATAAATTCAACTGATCAAATATAAGTATCCCTCTCTGCATCCTCTTACTTCAAACAAGGTTGAATTCTTTCACCGGCCAACTGACAGGCAGCCGCTTAAAAGCACACATGACATACCATATCACTATGGAGACTTCCTTACCATCTGCTGTCGTCACTGATGGCGCCAACGGTTCCCATTTGACCGTTCGACATTACCCTTGATGACGATGTTTGTCTGCTTGAACTGTTTGGTTGGTGTAAATTCAACAGAGTTGTTGTACACTAAGGCTGGTGTCCCATGACAACGTTTGACTGCTCATTTGTTTAAGGGTCATTGTGGCATTTCAGTGAAATCAAAGGCACTTTGAGAATCAGAGGTAGGCAGATATTAGGAACATATGTATGTTGCTCctcatctatctgtctgtctatctatgcaatgagtttaaaaaaaaaactcacatccttagttattaaggagcagacAGGTGCTGGAAATAAAGGGAAGGATCCGCTTAGCCTGACAGAAGGTTTTGGGTACTCTGGGATGGATGGAGGCtgacatttgaatatttttgattttgtgAAGACAGACGTTTACTTTTAAAAGTCTCTGACCCGTCCGACACTGATGTTGGAGGCATACgtagagcgtcatagtttgaagcataaggccactgaccaagctgcaGGCATTGACAAGTTGGAAGTGAGAATGGAGGATGTGTTGCATAACTAGCTCTTACATTTACTGATCATTTGATACTACAGACAGATACTCGCATTACTATAAAGAATCTCAATGATATTCATCGGTTTCTAAAGATAAATGACAATGTATTGTCATTTGTTTACTGAGGAGTTATCAAGCATTTAGGATGACTCATTTCTAGGCAAATACCATGAAACTCAGATGACACTAAGGTGCTTTCCctcaagagagagaaaatagagcCTCAGTGGGTGACAGGGAAGGAACTTCATCAATTTGATTGTCTTGGTATTGTGATGCCCCCCAGCGGTTTGTATTGGCCGGGAACTCAGACTGGAAGTTACAGGTGAGCTGTGACTTTCAGCATGGCCTTGACAGAGGAAATATTATGGAAATCAAGTTGGCTGCcacactgaccccccccccccccctcccggcaTGCCCTTTGAAAAAGGATGTGTTGAAGTGGTTCCTTTTCAACACAATGCGGGACAATAACCCACGTCATACAAATGATTTGTTATTGGCTTGTTGTGCAGAAAACAAACGTGTGGAACATGACGCATCTTTTATGGAACTCAGGTCAACATTTCTACAAAGGTTTAGGCTGAGTCGAGCAAACACTATGTCAACACTGATTCAAAGGACTGCTTCTCCTAAAACTACTGTCATTGTGTTACTGCTAATATTACTAGTGTTGCTGCTTGCTGATACGACTACTGCATCTACTGGTATCCGTTTCGGACCCTGCTCCACATCATATGTCCTCTTGTAGGAATGTTTTACTAATGTTATGTAGTCAAAGTAGAGACTATACAGAAATGCTGCACTGTGTTAAAAGGTATGTCTATACCAATGCTGGCGACTCATTGACAATGCTGATATGGTGGTGCGGATATAATTTAGTGTGTTAGAATGCTAACAATTGATAATTAATACTCAACACAAAGTTATGTTAGTCATGTCAGTTTTTgcagatattatatatataactgttgAAACTTGTTTTCATGatcatatttgtaaaataatggCTTTAATATGTTTAGCAAAAGTATCTGTAttttacacattgtgttttgaaaagcaatTTGTAATTTTAACTGCTTTGAAAGATACCAAtaatactaccactactactgtactactgtcaCTGCTGTTCCTACAACTACTAACACGCACAACTACAGCTACTATTTACTGTTCTACAATATAAGATCCATTGAAAGGCCCCATGTGCAAAGTTATTAGAGGTATAGtctttggagaagaaaaaaagtcctcAAAAAAGACACAGCGTCTCAGTGTCTCTGGGACAAATCTGTGTCTCAGAGACACTGATCTGTGAAAGGGCAGAAATTAAGAAATAAGCTGTGAGCAACCGATGGACGACTCCAATTTTCTACAAATGGTTTTCTACTAATTGTTAGAACTGTATAAGATTCTATAATcccattttttgttttatcttgaAGGGAAATGTTAGTACAGTGTTGCCTCAATACTGGTGGAGTTGATGGTTAAAATGAGTCTACTTAGAATCATGAGTGTTCACTTCCCTCCAGTGGTCACATTGGGgaagtgcatatatatatatatatatatttaccgcAACACCACATTTAAGATGATTAATTCAAAGATGTAACAGAGTTGGAGAAAAAATAAAGCTGATTGCTGGAGACAAACTATTACAATGTTCCTGCTCCATTTAGTTGTTCACTCCTTCTATAATATCTAATAAACTAAAACATATCAGGAAATACAGTACAAACCGATCTGCTTGTTGCAACATTATAAGATGCTGTCCTCTACTGGCTCTCAGCTGCAAGTACAGCAGGGTGTGAGGGTGATGTACAGACTAAGACCAGGGACCCACTGAGACTTAACCTGGCCTGCtggagtgtccttgagcaacaaGGAATCGCTGCCTCATCAACGTATGTTGACCTTCCTCAAGGgattagaaaacacacacatgttctatatAAGAATGGCGGGTTGTGAATAACCATACATTCTCGAGCAGTAAGCTACTGACATATAGCATTTAagtatttaatttttaaaatgtgcctcTTCAAATGAATCATAAATTGTATGCACTATGTCTGATGTCTTGATGTTGGACAGTTCTGACAATGCTTTTTGAACACATTACCTCCTCAAACTGTTATTGAGAGAAGTTATGATCTACATCCATGTACACTATAAACAATACGACACCACAATCTGTTTTATAGCTGCTTCTCATGTCAATACCGCATACACACTCAGTGGCATTTGGGGAGTGAATGTACGTACTAATAAGCCACTATAAACTCATAAATCATCTTGACTGCGGACACGCCCCCTTGCTCTCCTATTGGCTGCGGCGCGCCTCTCGTCGGTTACGTCCCCTCTTGGTAATTTAAATAGCTCCTTGCGCAATTTGATGAATAGAGTCGCTGTCAAAAGCGTTGGAACAGATGAAGGAATGTTGATAGGTGGTCGGCTGTAACGGAGAGGAGCTGCGCCATGTCTCCTCCTCACGGGCTCCTgtaacgctgctgcttcctcttcgGAGCTGGATGTCGGTGAGAGTTTGTCCAACTCTTCCCGTCCCCGTCAGTCCGTCCCGGGCTCCGTGTTGTGCTGCTTTGCCTTTTCCCCGAAGAGCTATGGAGACCAGAGCACGTCGAGTCTGAGTGTCATCAAGGGGCGCGTGTCGAGCTGCTTTTGAATATCTCCCCACCTACTCCAAGTGCATCTCCTTTGGCTCGTGAAGGTAGGAACAcgtctgtctctttttctctctgcgcACGCATTTCGGACTCCCGTTCCAGCTTTTCTTTAAGCTAGCGTCTCCTTGTTGTGGCCAACATGTCAGTCAGATAACAGATAGTTTATGAAGTTGGAACTAGTGCTGCAGAATACAACACACGCTTGTATTCTACACGCAGGACTTTCCTCTTCATGGTGCTGTGATGTCAAAGCAGAACCGTGTGCTGTGTTGGTTAGAGCTGCAGTAAACTCTCATCTAACAGATGTAACGCTAAGGAATTGTGTTTTATTAGAATGACCTTTCACGTGCTGGTCGgctctcccagctctcccagtGACCGTGTTGTCAATCCGCACCAGTCCCACTGAAGCCTAGTCTATCTTTGTCATAGCAAGGGGAAATGTGTCTATACTAAACGAGGTTTACTGAGAGCTCCTGCTTGTAATTATGGCTATCTAATTACACACCTAATTGGCTATCTCATTATCCACCAAtggaaagagaaataaatgcagtttacatAAAAAGCTAATATTTCAGACATTTTGCAAGGAATGTGAGTCTTTCTGTTGTCTTAAGAACGTGAACATTACTCACCGTTACTCCAGTCTCAACTGTCAAACCTCTCTTCTGTGTGTCCAGGAGCCTTTTGAGGGCCCACATCAGCATGGTGAACAGCCAGGCGTCAGGCGTGACGCCGGCCCCCAGGTCTTGTGCAGGATGCGGGGGCAAGATCGCCGAccgcttcctcctcttctccatgGAGCGCTACTGGCACACTCGTTGCCTCAAGTGCTCCTGCTGCCAAGCCCAGCTGGGAGACATTGGCACCACCTGCTACAGCAAAGGGGGCATGATTCTGTGTCGGAGCGACTACATCAggtgagaggaaggaagagggggcagggggaggaggcggaggcggaGAGGAAGCTGCCGGTTTGAGATTTTGGAGGCTGTGCAGACGGAGcaatctgtgtttttgtgtttgcaggcTGTTCGGGCACAGCGGGGCGTGCAGCGCCTGCGGACAGTCGATCCCAGCCAACGAAATGGTGATGAGGGCGCAGGGAAATGTTTACCACCTCAAGGTAAATCCCCCAGTCTCACGTCACCGCGCTTTGTCTCCCGCTGCTCGTTTGACAGAAACATCTGGGATtaggtggagacagacagtgagagggCCCTCCATCTTCTTTCCTCATGTTTCTACTTTTAAACTCTGATGAAGACACTGGTTAAAGGGGTTTTTACGACATATTAGATTCTAGTGTTTCATATTTATCTATCCAGTTTTAGTTTCTCACATCAGGTGCTCGCAAGATACCATGCTCTTGATATCATGcttaaaatatacaaatgtgcTTTAGTGGCCTACATTTGAtccatttctgtttgtttatgttcTCTGTAGTGTTTCAGCTGTGCCACCTGTAGAAACAGACTGGTGCCAGGCGATCACTTCCATTACATCAACGGCACAATCTTCTGTGAGCACGACAGACCCGGCGCTGTCTTGCTCAACAGCCACCTGCCTCCACTTCAGAGCAGCTCTGTGCTGACAGACCAGAAGGTGAATACAGGGGCTGTTGATGCTACCGAACCATCTGTAATGTAAATATGTTGAAGAAACcaataaaaaagataatatcAGAGGtcaataaatgttttcatttaatgaTTACGAGTGGCCACCTTGACTATAGCTACATGAAGATACTATTGTCATGTTAGTAGGTTTCATTCCATTTGTTCATGTGGGTGCATTTAAGAGCTTTGGGGTTCTGTATTCCCACATTAAGACAACCCTGACTCTTCTCCCTCTGTTATCTGCAGGTATGCTGAGTGGCAGAAGTACTGCGTCCCTCCACCCCCCATGCTTCACTTCTCCTCGGTgcactcttcctctcctgcttctGTCCTTGTTGTTGTGGATTCTCATCACTGCCCGGCCTCTCCTCCACATGGAGAACACAATGTCTCACCAGGATCCCCGTCCGTCAGCGTATCGGAGACTATGTACCGcgtacacattcacattcatgtTGTGTTCGATGTTAAAGTGGTCTGTGCATCATCAAAGATGTGCCGTATGTGTGGATGGCACTGGCAAAAGGCTTCTTTGGGACCAAGAGAAAGCTGTGGTTAAACAATGAGGATGAAAGCCTGCGCCAACTGGAAGCGGGAATAAAAGATGCTTGAATGAACTATGATGGACTGCCGTAAAGTGACTGTCAGAGCTCTGCTTATCCCGTGCGGCATTATTTCCCCTGAGCGTCAGTGTTTTTAATGAACTCTTGATCTCTCTTGTATATGTTAATCTGAGATCTTACACACTGAGGAATAGTTATCAAATGGATTGGTGTCAGGCAAAAATCAGTGTCTGAAAATGTTCAGTGTTGGGGAACCTTAAAGTGAGCTTCAAACCCACAGCAGAGACCGTTTCGGCACTcaaggaaaacaaaaatgtaatgttgcTGTATGATTGCTGCTTTTTCAGACCCCAAGAACTGAAATTATCCAGTGCCggttttgtttgatttctttaTCAGATACCTGTTCAATGTGTGAAAAACACTAATTGTGGAGTCCAAAACaaaaattgaattaaaacatttttcctGTATCATGTCATGAAGAGGGGCTGCGGTCATTTTGAAGCCCCTGAGAGGCATTCGCGTGGCAATGTATTGCATGGTTCCTAGCATGGTGGATGTGACCGTTTCTCTAACACTCTTTAGCCCTGTATGGTGAAAACATGCCTGATTACCCCGAGGAATGGAATTAGGGGGCTTGAGCTCTGACCATTTACAGAAGCAATTAAACATGAGCCCTGTATCTGTGCTGCTGGAGCTCCTGGGAGGTTGAACTCGGGGCATATCCCGTGGCTGCCTGGCTCCGTGGCTGCCTGCCTCTAACAAAGCCTAATCTGAAAGCGGGCTAATTAAAGGGGAGTGGCCCCCTCTACATCCAGGGCATTTGAAACAATCTGATGTATTTACTGTTTACCATGTTCCAATTAAAGCTCCAACACAGACTGGTTTGTCTTCCATCGCAGCTCTTTGTTCTCCGACACTCTGCATGGTTTTTGAAATTTATTTTCTTGAGCTGCTGTGTCCAATTCGCTCCaactgtgcctttttttttttttttttaaaagctgggTAAAAACTTGTTGTCTCGCATACCATCGGAGGTTGTGAGTTAAGTGCGATGGCAGAAGATAGGATCTGTTGTACTTTCACACCTGTCACACCATCAAACTCGCACCTTAATGCGCTTAGCTATTTCAAAAACATCCCACTTGTCATGGTAGGTGCTGATACTGCATCAATTATTTATTCCACGTCTGATCAAGAAGCATCACGCAAATTCATTAACGTATGCAAATTATCACACTTACAATTATCTTTGTATCGTGATGGAGGAGAAATAAAACCTTGGCACATTCCCGAGTCCCACTGCACCACAAGTTACACTTTGCATTCAAACTAATCAAGCCTCATCTGCCTTTTCCTAATTAGCCGGAACGTTTTCATATGTCAATTAGCAGGTCTCAATAAAAGGCTCTTTGCCATGAGGCGTTGTCTTTTATCAGAGCTACTGCAGGTGTGTGGCTCACTGTGTAGCTTGTGACATAGGAAAGTGTTTATTCCCACTAATTAATCATATTAACACATGCAGATGAGTGTAATTGCCCAAGCTCCTTCGCTTCACAATGTGTCAAGACACAAGATGATGCCAGGGTATTTTTACATGCtcatgatgaagaggaggaggacccgTGAAGCCTCCTTCTTGCCCAGACACTCCTGTGATATAGATCCAAGATGGCTGCCTCCTTTAGCTCCTCCTGATGCTGATCCGCTGGTCTGACAGCCAGAAGCTCTTTGGAACATCTCGTCCGAAGGAGTTTGGAGTGAGACGACATGTTGGCGTCTGCTCTGTGTCACCAGATGTAAACTAGTGAGGTCTGAGCGGCAGGAGAACACAGGTCTCATATTTGTTCATTACTGTTAGGAACCTTTTCAAAATGGAATTATTGAACTATCGCTTTAGTTTCCCTTCAATTTGGACTCAGTTTTTAATTCTAAATGCTCATTGCTTTGGTGTTTTTGAACTGCATGTCAATGAGATTACTCGTCAACTGCTGTTAGCGATAATACATCTAGCTAATATGCTATATGATTTGATTTGGTAAACTCTTGTCCTTTTTAATCACAgtgcaatatgtgtgtgtgtctaaacaAAGTAGAGTTTAAAGTGCATTGTCTGTTTTCCAGAAAGGGCTCACAATGGGCAC from Cyclopterus lumpus isolate fCycLum1 chromosome 9, fCycLum1.pri, whole genome shotgun sequence includes these protein-coding regions:
- the ccn1l2 gene encoding cellular communication network factor 1, like 2, which gives rise to MLSPVTMQQIISTLFVLSSAAAMAASECPAECSCPPSPQPCPPGVSWVTDHCGCCKVCARQFNEDCSATEPCDHIKGLRCHLGAGEDPERGLCRAEAQGLPCEFSGRVYQHGEDFQPNCQHQCTCMDRVVGCMPLCPRQVPLPGWRCSRPRLARPDGSCCEEWVCDDNNHISEEPDEMTHTSLPDSRSLPNHISALLQAQSHPLHPAAARGATLREMVSFPMSEVLLKSSCFPQTTEWIECSTTCGMGISSRVSNDNPDCRLLRETRLCQIQQCELQLPVASKKWKKCQRTVRPQEPVRITFAGCSTTQRYRPRTCGTCTDDRCCTPSLSRTVMLRFHCPDGEGFYRKVMWIQRCSCNTSCRIHSGPSSPSVSLHNDIHTFRH
- the si:dkey-90l8.3 gene encoding LIM domain transcription factor LMO4-B, encoding MVNSQASGVTPAPRSCAGCGGKIADRFLLFSMERYWHTRCLKCSCCQAQLGDIGTTCYSKGGMILCRSDYIRLFGHSGACSACGQSIPANEMVMRAQGNVYHLKCFSCATCRNRLVPGDHFHYINGTIFCEHDRPGAVLLNSHLPPLQSSSVLTDQKVC